From Enterococcus mundtii, the proteins below share one genomic window:
- a CDS encoding DEAD/DEAH box helicase: protein MSHFKQFNFHPFINEALAEKGFQQPTEVQERLIPLILKGKNIIGQSQTGSGKTHTFLLPLFQKINANKEEVQVVITAPSRELATQIYEAAVQIAKFSDPEIRVSNFVGGTDKQRQLNRLNHQQPQIVVGTPGRILDMMNEQALKIHTAFAFIVDEADMTLDMGFLNEVDQIASRLPEKLQFLVFSATIPEKLRPFLRKYMENPIIEEIKPKAVISEDIENWLVSTKGKDKNQTIYQLLTIGHPYLAIVFANTKQHVDEIADYLKNQGLKIAKIHGDITPRERKRVMRQVQNLEYQYVVATDLAARGIDIEGVSHVINAEVPEDLDFFIHRVGRTGRNGLKGTAITLYAPSDEPLIEGIEKIGVVFEPMEIKNGEIVKTYDRNRRTKREKSKDSLDPTLIGLVKKKKKKIKPGYKKKIDWAIAEKNKKDRKIEKRQQTRTARKNKKNSNK, encoded by the coding sequence ATGAGTCATTTTAAACAATTCAATTTTCATCCGTTTATCAACGAAGCGTTAGCAGAAAAAGGGTTCCAACAACCAACAGAAGTGCAAGAACGATTGATTCCTTTGATTTTAAAAGGGAAAAATATCATCGGACAATCACAAACTGGTTCAGGAAAAACGCATACGTTTCTTTTGCCTCTATTTCAAAAAATCAATGCCAATAAAGAAGAAGTCCAAGTGGTGATCACAGCACCAAGTCGTGAACTGGCGACACAGATCTATGAAGCTGCTGTTCAAATCGCTAAGTTTTCCGATCCAGAGATTCGCGTATCGAATTTTGTCGGCGGAACAGACAAACAACGTCAATTAAATCGCTTGAATCACCAACAACCGCAAATCGTTGTCGGTACACCAGGGCGTATCCTTGACATGATGAATGAGCAAGCTTTAAAGATCCATACAGCCTTTGCTTTCATCGTGGATGAAGCAGATATGACCTTAGATATGGGATTCCTGAATGAAGTTGATCAAATCGCTAGCCGCTTGCCAGAAAAATTACAATTTTTAGTTTTCTCAGCAACGATTCCAGAAAAATTACGCCCATTCTTGCGTAAATATATGGAAAATCCAATCATCGAAGAAATCAAGCCAAAAGCAGTGATCTCAGAAGATATCGAGAATTGGTTAGTTTCAACAAAAGGAAAAGATAAGAATCAAACGATCTATCAATTACTGACGATCGGGCATCCTTATTTAGCAATCGTCTTTGCAAACACGAAACAACATGTAGATGAAATCGCTGATTACTTGAAAAACCAAGGACTGAAAATAGCGAAGATCCATGGAGATATCACTCCTCGTGAACGTAAGCGTGTGATGCGCCAAGTGCAAAACTTAGAGTATCAATATGTAGTTGCGACAGACTTAGCTGCTCGTGGTATTGATATCGAAGGTGTTTCTCATGTCATCAATGCGGAGGTTCCAGAAGATCTAGATTTCTTTATCCACCGTGTCGGTCGTACTGGTAGAAATGGCTTAAAAGGAACAGCGATCACTTTATATGCACCAAGTGATGAGCCATTGATCGAAGGCATCGAAAAAATCGGGGTTGTCTTTGAGCCAATGGAAATCAAAAATGGTGAAATCGTTAAAACCTATGACCGTAACCGTCGGACGAAACGAGAAAAATCAAAAGATAGTCTTGACCCAACACTGATTGGTTTAGTCAAAAAGAAAAAGAAAAAGATCAAACCTGGTTACAAGAAAAAAATCGACTGGGCAATTGCGGAGAAAAATAAAAAAGACCGTAAGATCGAAAAACGTCAACAAACGCGTACAGCCAGAAAAAATAAAAAGAATTCCAACAAATAA
- a CDS encoding cation diffusion facilitator family transporter, protein MAKKQETLTAKERTKKALMAGVWGLLTNVILFVAKLMIGLLSGSVSIMADAINSLSDTASSVLTLIGFKIAAKPADPEHPYGHERFEYISGLFVSLIITYVGFQFLHSSIEKIIDPENIALSPIIFLVLVFSIALKVIQGRMYKRTAKMIDSETLHATAKDSYNDVYTTFAVLLSASVEWLTGWRVDGYIGFLLALYILYSGVMMLREFVYELLGSRPTVEQIQAMEEQLNGYTKILGYHDLLVHNYGPNQRFASVHVEVDDRLDLNEAHKIMDIIEKDFKKSLGVELVCHLDPVPVDNENYQEILNELKKIINETAEGLKIHDFRMIHKGQILQFDVVVPEGTRLSDEELERMMRIQIEKRVGEYHLDITFDHNYLLF, encoded by the coding sequence TTGGCAAAGAAACAAGAAACACTGACAGCAAAAGAACGAACAAAAAAAGCATTGATGGCAGGAGTATGGGGTCTGTTAACTAATGTGATCCTATTCGTTGCGAAATTGATGATCGGACTACTCTCTGGAAGTGTGTCAATCATGGCGGATGCCATCAACAGTTTGTCGGATACCGCTTCTTCTGTTTTGACTTTGATTGGCTTCAAAATCGCGGCAAAACCAGCAGATCCGGAGCATCCTTATGGACACGAACGTTTTGAATATATTAGTGGATTATTCGTGTCTCTCATCATCACGTACGTCGGATTCCAGTTCTTACACTCCTCAATTGAAAAAATCATCGATCCGGAAAATATTGCGCTATCACCGATCATCTTTTTAGTTTTAGTCTTTTCGATTGCTTTAAAAGTTATTCAGGGGCGTATGTACAAGAGAACTGCAAAAATGATCGATTCGGAAACCTTACATGCAACTGCCAAAGACAGTTATAATGATGTATATACGACATTTGCTGTTTTACTCTCAGCTTCTGTCGAATGGTTAACAGGTTGGCGCGTGGATGGCTATATTGGCTTCTTGTTAGCACTTTACATCTTGTACAGCGGCGTAATGATGTTAAGAGAATTCGTGTATGAATTATTAGGTAGCCGTCCCACTGTCGAACAGATCCAGGCGATGGAGGAGCAGCTGAATGGCTATACGAAAATCCTCGGTTATCATGACTTGTTAGTTCATAATTACGGACCAAATCAGCGCTTTGCTTCTGTTCATGTGGAAGTGGATGATCGGCTAGATTTAAATGAAGCGCACAAGATCATGGACATCATCGAAAAAGACTTCAAAAAATCTTTGGGTGTAGAATTAGTCTGTCATCTAGATCCGGTACCAGTTGATAATGAGAATTATCAAGAGATTCTCAATGAGTTGAAAAAAATCATCAATGAGACAGCAGAAGGCTTGAAAATCCATGATTTTCGCATGATCCATAAAGGCCAGATCCTACAATTTGATGTCGTTGTTCCTGAAGGTACACGTTTGTCAGATGAGGAATTAGAGCGCATGATGCGTATCCAAATAGAAAAGAGAGTTGGTGAGTATCATTTGGATATCACCTTTGACCATAACTATTTGCTTTTTTAA
- the alaS gene encoding alanine--tRNA ligase, protein MKKLSSAEVRQMFLDFFQEKGHTIEPSASLVPVNDPTLLWINSGVATLKKYFDGSVVPDNPRITNAQKSIRTNDIENVGKTARHHTMFEMLGNFSIGDYFKEEAIHWAWEFLTSPKWMAFDPEKLYVTVYPKDTEAKRIWHEEVGLSLDHIVDVEDNFWDIGAGPCGPDTEIFYDRGEAYNDLEEDDPENYPGGENERYLEIWNLVFSEFNHKPDNTFEPLPHKNIDTGMGLERMVSIVQDAPTNFETDLFMPIIHAVEQLSNKVKYGEDALTDISYKVIADHIRALSFAIGDGALPSNEGRGYVLRRLLRRAVMHGKKLGIEQAFLYRLVPVVGEIMESYYPEVLEQKEFIEKVVRTEEERFNETINEGLEILNQVIKEVKQANGTTLAGKDIFKLYDTYGFPVELTEEVAEDEGLNVDHAGFETEMQAQRERARAARNTETSMGVQSALLTDIKVDSKFIGYDHIESDSELLVIVQDETIVSELSDGEAQLIFDQTPFYAEMGGQVADQGWIIDAAGETVANVTDVRKAPNGQFLHKVEVLSEIKEGNTYHLLIDEPRRNRIVKNHTATHLLHKALKEVLGDHANQAGSLVAPGHLRFDFTHFGQITSEELAKMEQIVNEKIWEAIPVETIETDIDTAKNMGAMALFGEKYGNEVRVVNIGGWSIELCGGTHVGNTENIGIFKIVSESGIGAGVRRIEAVTSKEAYELLESEEQQLKEVAAIVKSPQLKEVVAKAEQLQQQVRELQKENEQLASKLANQQAGDIFKNPETINGKTIITAQVKVKDMNQLRQLADQWKQKAVSDILVLANEQEGKVSLLAAMTPEANEAGLKAGDLIKAIAPKVGGGGGGRPDMAQAGGKNPAGISDALTEAKTWLENK, encoded by the coding sequence ATGAAAAAATTAAGCAGTGCAGAAGTACGTCAAATGTTTTTAGACTTTTTCCAAGAAAAAGGACATACGATCGAACCTAGTGCTTCACTAGTACCGGTCAATGATCCAACCTTATTATGGATCAACTCAGGAGTGGCGACACTAAAGAAATATTTTGATGGGTCTGTTGTACCAGACAATCCAAGAATCACGAATGCGCAAAAATCGATTCGGACGAATGATATCGAAAATGTTGGGAAAACAGCTCGTCATCATACGATGTTTGAAATGTTAGGGAACTTCTCGATCGGCGATTATTTCAAAGAAGAGGCAATCCACTGGGCATGGGAATTTTTAACAAGTCCAAAATGGATGGCGTTTGATCCTGAGAAATTATATGTCACTGTTTATCCAAAAGATACAGAAGCAAAACGTATCTGGCACGAAGAAGTTGGGTTATCTCTTGACCATATCGTGGATGTAGAAGATAACTTTTGGGATATCGGTGCTGGACCATGTGGTCCAGATACAGAGATTTTTTATGATCGTGGCGAAGCCTATAATGACTTGGAAGAAGATGATCCTGAAAACTATCCTGGTGGCGAAAATGAACGTTATCTTGAAATCTGGAACTTAGTATTCTCAGAGTTCAACCACAAACCAGATAATACGTTTGAACCTCTTCCACATAAAAACATTGATACGGGCATGGGCTTAGAACGAATGGTTTCCATCGTTCAAGATGCACCAACCAACTTTGAAACAGATTTATTTATGCCGATCATCCATGCAGTTGAGCAATTGAGCAACAAAGTAAAATACGGTGAGGATGCCTTAACTGATATTTCATATAAAGTAATCGCAGACCATATCCGCGCATTATCTTTTGCAATCGGTGACGGGGCATTGCCTTCAAATGAAGGACGCGGCTATGTGTTGCGCCGTTTGTTGCGTCGAGCAGTCATGCACGGAAAAAAATTAGGGATCGAGCAAGCTTTCTTATACCGTTTAGTGCCTGTTGTTGGCGAAATCATGGAGAGCTACTACCCTGAAGTGTTGGAGCAAAAAGAATTTATCGAAAAAGTCGTTCGTACGGAAGAAGAACGTTTCAATGAAACGATCAACGAAGGTCTTGAGATCTTGAATCAAGTGATCAAAGAGGTAAAACAAGCAAACGGAACAACGCTTGCTGGAAAAGATATCTTTAAACTTTACGATACGTATGGATTCCCAGTCGAATTGACAGAAGAAGTGGCGGAAGATGAAGGATTGAATGTCGATCACGCAGGCTTTGAAACAGAAATGCAGGCGCAACGTGAGCGCGCGCGTGCGGCTCGTAATACAGAAACATCGATGGGTGTTCAATCTGCTTTATTGACAGATATCAAAGTAGACAGCAAATTCATCGGTTATGACCATATTGAATCTGACAGTGAATTACTAGTGATCGTCCAAGACGAAACAATCGTCAGTGAACTATCGGATGGGGAAGCTCAATTGATCTTTGATCAAACACCATTTTATGCTGAAATGGGTGGACAAGTAGCCGATCAAGGTTGGATCATTGATGCAGCTGGTGAAACAGTAGCTAATGTGACCGATGTTCGTAAAGCACCAAATGGACAATTCTTGCATAAAGTAGAAGTCCTTTCTGAAATCAAAGAAGGAAACACCTATCATTTATTGATCGATGAACCAAGACGTAACCGAATCGTCAAAAACCATACGGCTACTCACTTATTGCACAAAGCATTAAAAGAAGTATTAGGCGATCATGCCAACCAAGCAGGTTCATTGGTTGCACCAGGCCATTTACGTTTTGACTTCACACATTTTGGGCAGATCACAAGTGAAGAATTGGCGAAAATGGAACAAATCGTGAACGAAAAAATCTGGGAAGCGATTCCTGTCGAAACCATCGAAACAGATATCGACACAGCGAAAAACATGGGCGCAATGGCATTGTTTGGCGAAAAATATGGCAATGAAGTCCGCGTGGTCAATATCGGCGGTTGGTCGATCGAATTATGTGGTGGTACGCATGTCGGTAATACCGAAAACATCGGAATCTTTAAAATCGTTTCTGAATCAGGGATCGGTGCAGGGGTTCGTCGGATCGAAGCGGTGACAAGTAAAGAAGCTTATGAATTGTTGGAAAGCGAAGAACAACAACTAAAAGAAGTTGCGGCAATCGTGAAATCACCACAATTGAAAGAAGTCGTAGCTAAAGCAGAACAATTGCAACAACAAGTAAGAGAACTACAAAAAGAAAATGAACAATTGGCAAGTAAGTTAGCCAACCAACAAGCAGGGGATATTTTCAAAAATCCAGAGACGATCAATGGCAAAACGATCATCACTGCGCAAGTTAAAGTAAAAGATATGAATCAATTGCGTCAATTAGCTGATCAATGGAAACAAAAAGCAGTTTCAGATATTCTTGTCTTGGCAAACGAACAAGAAGGTAAAGTCAGCTTGTTAGCAGCAATGACACCTGAAGCAAATGAAGCAGGCTTAAAAGCCGGCGATTTGATCAAAGCAATCGCACCGAAAGTCGGCGGTGGTGGCGGTGGTCGTCCAGATATGGCGCAAGCAGGTGGAAAAAACCCAGCGGGTATCTCAGACGCATTGACAGAAGCAAAAACATGGTTAGAAAATAAATAG
- a CDS encoding ECF transporter S component, which translates to MNSKNKTFRLVLRAILLAIIIVQSMIPWLGFIPLGFISLTIIHITVIVAAVVLGPKDGMLIGLFWGIATIIRAYAMPTTPFDTLVFTNPIISVVPRVLVGLVAGFVFHWLYKRSSTIVVPAVVAGILGSLVNTVLVLGLMGLFYTNATAQAYGVDASVLFKTLAGIAAINGIPEAIGAGIITPLLAKALFAATPLKPE; encoded by the coding sequence ATGAATAGCAAAAACAAAACATTTCGGTTAGTACTTCGTGCCATTTTGTTAGCCATCATTATCGTTCAATCAATGATTCCATGGTTAGGCTTTATTCCATTAGGTTTTATTAGCTTGACGATCATCCATATCACAGTGATCGTAGCGGCCGTAGTATTAGGACCGAAAGATGGCATGTTGATCGGCTTGTTCTGGGGAATTGCGACGATCATCCGTGCCTACGCGATGCCAACTACACCCTTCGATACATTGGTTTTCACCAATCCAATCATCTCAGTTGTACCCAGAGTTTTAGTGGGACTCGTTGCTGGCTTTGTATTCCATTGGTTGTATAAGCGTTCATCGACGATCGTCGTACCGGCTGTTGTAGCTGGAATACTAGGCTCTTTAGTCAATACGGTCCTTGTTTTAGGATTGATGGGCTTATTTTATACGAATGCCACAGCTCAAGCTTATGGTGTCGATGCTTCGGTCTTGTTCAAGACACTTGCTGGAATTGCAGCAATCAATGGGATTCCAGAAGCTATCGGCGCAGGGATCATCACACCATTACTCGCCAAAGCATTATTTGCAGCAACACCTTTAAAACCTGAATGA
- a CDS encoding GNAT family N-acetyltransferase encodes METYFGTEEWIKASSYVLRYDVFVLEQEIPAHLEFDGKDAYYPNLVMIHNEQPIATLRYQKQSDEQIQFDRFCVAKDWRKRGIGREMLQLAEKRAINEAFKEIYLIAELPAVPFYEKQGYQSFSDPLIEDGILCQQMRKQFS; translated from the coding sequence ATGGAAACGTATTTTGGAACCGAAGAATGGATAAAAGCCAGCAGTTACGTTTTACGTTATGACGTATTCGTGTTAGAGCAAGAAATACCTGCTCATTTAGAATTTGACGGTAAGGATGCCTATTACCCGAACCTTGTCATGATCCATAACGAACAGCCAATTGCTACCTTGCGTTACCAAAAACAAAGCGATGAGCAAATCCAATTTGATCGTTTTTGTGTCGCAAAAGACTGGCGCAAACGTGGGATTGGCAGAGAAATGCTTCAATTGGCAGAAAAACGAGCAATAAATGAAGCATTCAAAGAAATCTATTTGATTGCAGAGCTCCCCGCCGTTCCTTTCTACGAAAAGCAAGGCTATCAGAGTTTCTCAGACCCACTGATCGAAGACGGTATCCTTTGTCAACAGATGCGAAAACAGTTCTCCTAA